TTGCAGTAGCTAAAAGAATGGATAGTTTTCTTTTCAATTCTATTCACCCCCTTCTAAAATAAACTAATTATTAATAATCAATTACAATTGTACAATTAAATTACATTAATGTCAATATTATAAAGGCTAACAACCACTGTAACTATTCAATCATTTTAAATAATTACTATTTTTAACAAGTTTGTTAATATAATTATATTACAAGATATTACTTTAATGTATTTAAATCGTTAAATATTACTATATTTTACAAAATAAAAAAACACCTTACTTTCAAATTTCTATAGTCAGTAAGGTGCTAATATTAAATTTATGCACACTAAAAAGAGGTGATACACCTCTTTTAGCGAAGCTTTTCAGGCTAAAGTTGGATTAATTGCATTTACTGTAAATACTGATTCTATACAACTTAAAGCATTTTTGCCTTGTTTCCTTAGAGTAGATACATATCCGCGAATCCTAGTAAAAGCATTGGCTCCCGTAGAACTTCTGAATGTTCCTGAAATCTTTTGTTTTACTTTAGCCATATGCAAATCACGTTGGGCTAAGTTATTACCAAAAGGTATATCAAAGTCATACATGAAAGCAAGTATTTGTTCTTTATAGCTACTTAATCCCCCGCCGCTGGTCTCTATCCCACATTATTTGTGGATCAGGGACTAAAGACTGGGGATTAATACTAAGTTTATTTTTCAATATAGTTTTTAACAAATTTTATTACCATATTTATAGTTCCATCTCCATTTCTTTGGATTTCAAACCTGCTATCATCTCCATATGTTTCTTCATTAATATATAAATCTATATCCTTATCTATTTTAAGTCTAACCCTTTTTAATTTTTTTTCTACCCACTGTTTATCAACTTTTATTTCATCTTCTACACCTAATTCTTTTACAAATCCCTTGAAGTTTTCTCTAACTTCTGGTTCTAGAAATAATTCATCACTTATGGCATTTACATCTACCACATCTCCGTTTTTTACCCTTTTTTTTATGGTAGTTCTCACTTTTTCAGCTACATCTGCATTTTCACTTAAATTATTTCTAGTCCATTTTTCCGCAGCATTCAAAAAATTTTTTGTCATATCCCTTTCATTATTTATTATAAAGCAGCCTAAATAATTATTTATAAAGTAATTAGAGCCATACTCTTCTTTATCCTTGGTCTTTTTCTGTTTATCCAAAACCATTAAATCTACTTCATTATCCTCATTCAATAATTTTATAAAAGCAGCCTTTTGAATTTTTTGACCACTGGTTGGAAGTCCTGTAAGCTGAGCTACTATATCTATATCAAATTTTCCATCCTTAAACTCTACCTTATGGGAATAATTTTTTATATAGTCCATTTTAAGAATACCTAGCATAGGTCCATATTCTGTGGATATACTCACTACAATAAGATCACAAGAAGGTATATTTCCATTAGATTTCATAAGAGAAAACATTTGATTAGCTAATTCCTTTGAAACCTCTAAAAGACTATTCTCCCCTTTTAAATATTCCTGGGACAAATCTTTTATAACATTTCTATTTTGTTTAAAAGAAGCATATTTTAACTCTTCATCCTTAAATACCTTTTGAACATGCTTTAATAGAAATTCATATATTTCATCATTTATAGTTAACACACGTTCATTTAATAATGGCTCATCTCCATTGTTATCCAATACATGTATTATGCCTTCATTTATAGCTATATCATTTACGTATTCCATATTTACCACCCTTTTTCACTAAACTTCACATTAATACAAATAAAAAACTGTAGCATAACTTCTAATTTTTATTTACAATTTTAGTAGTTATGATTTATACCGTATTTTTTCTCATTTATGGCTATAATAATAAAAAGTATACTTTATGTAAAAACTTATACATAAGTACACTTGCTCTAAAAAAATAATATCATAACATTAGTATGTTTACAAATTGAGTTGTTTAATCTAAAAAAATATGAAATAATGTAAATTACACTATTTATATTCAGTATACATATAAACGCATGATAATTAATTTATATATTTAACATGTAAAAATAAAAAGGAGCAATATTATGAAAAACATAAAATTAACCATTCAATATGATGGAACTAAATATCAAGGTTGGCAGAGACTTGGAAGTACCTGCAATACCATACAAGAAAAGATGGAAAGCATTCTAAATTTATTTACTAAAGAAAAAGTAGAACTTATATGCTCAGGGAGAACCGATGCAGGAGTGCATGCAGAAAATGCCATAGCAAACTTTAAAACAAATTGCACCGCCTCCACAGAAGATATTTTTCACTATTGCAATACATATATGCCAAAGGACATAGTAGTAAAAAAAGTGGAAGAAGTAGATGAAAACTTTCATTCTAGGTATAATGCAAAGGCAAAAATATATACATATAAAATATGCAATAATGTATTTCATGATGTATTTACAAGAAAGTATTCTTATCATATTCCTACTAAATTAAACATTAATAAAATGAGAGAAGGAGCTTCTTTTTTAATAGGTGAGCATGATTTTAAATCTTTTACAGCACTAAAATCTAAAAAGAAATCTACTGTTAGAAAGATTTATTCCATTGACATAATGGAGGTAGATGGAAATATAGATATGATTTTTCATGGAAATGGCTTTCTATACAAAATGGTTAGGATACTATCTGGCACACTTATAGAAATAGGTCTTGGAAACATATCCCCTAATTCCATACCTGATTTATTATCCCTAAAAGACCGCAGCGAGTCTGGCCCTACAGCCCCAGCTCATGGACTTTTTTTAACTAGGGTAATTTATTAAATAAGAATTGCAACATAAATGCCATAAGAAAATTCTACTTTTAATTTTATAATAAATATTAAGTTTTTAATTTCAATAACAAAGAGCTAATATTTGTATAAATATGTATATTATATTACATTCATGATATAATTAGTATAAAATAAGTTATAAATTAATGTTGAGGTGATTTTATGAAAAAACTAAATAATTATCACTCATTTGGTTTGATTTTTATTGCAATTTACTTATTTACAAATCATAATTCTATCTTACCTGATATCTTAAACGGTTTTTGCTTAGGTATTGGTATTGTACTTACATTAATAGGTATATATGCTTATAATCATGACATCTCTAAAATTAGAAATTATAAAATGACTCTTCTAAAAAAATATTTAAGATTTAATAAGGACTAAAATAAAGACTCTAATTTTACAACATATAAAATTAGAGTCTTTGCTTTTTCATTAAATTTTTTCATAATATAATGAAAAAAATTAACCTTAATTCTCAATTATCCCTGGCACGCTAGCCAACTAGCCCACTAGCCCACTAGCCCACTAAATTTTACACCTCTAGCACATTAGGCCTCTATATAAACTGTGGCAATTGTTCTACTCTTTATCATTCCATTCTATTTTAAGGAATTCATCATTGTAGTAGATTTACTTTTAGCTTGTTGAACTTCATTATCTTGAGCATCTTTAGTTGGATACCAGCCTTTTTGTCTCATAGCATCGTAAACTTTATATTGAATATCTTGTGTACGACTAAAATTGTCTACTAATACATTTCTTAAATTTGGGCATGAGGATTCAGTTATTCCAGTACTATAAGCTGATATAACTTGCTTTTCTGTAGCAAGTATATCTTGCATTAATTCTTGCTCTGTAAATGATGGTTGATTTGTCATTTAATATCATCCTTTCTTAATTTATATTTTTACTTTTTAAATACCTCTAATTCAAACAAATTACTATTTGAAAAAACTCACAAAATATCTTTAATAGATACGCTCTATTTTTCTCCGAGAATAAATTATAAAATATATAAACTTATCCTAAAATTTAATTATGAGAATCTAAATAATTCTTTAGTGCTGTAAAGTTATTTTTGTGTACTCCTGCACCTTGCTGGCAAACTTGCTTTAAATTTGCATCTGTACAGTATTCAGCGTATTGACTGCATTTTTTGTTCATTAAAGCTTCATAAGCTAGTTGATCTTCTAATGTCTTTAAATTTCTAGCATCTATTTGTTTATTTCCTGTGTTCATAGTATTCATAAAATTCACCCTCCTATAAATTTATTTGTAACTACATTTATTATTGTTTCCTTATATGAACATAAATATTTGAGAAACTTAATTCAATTGTGGTTAATTTTTCACTATGATATAATATTTTAGTAGCAAGGAGTGATGTTTTTGAAAGAAATGGAAATTAGAATTATAAATATAGATGTAGATACTATGCGAAATAAATTACTCTCTTTAGGTTGCGCTAAAGTAAAAGAAGAAAATCAAACAAATTTAATCTATGATTTCCCAGATAAAAAACTTTTAAATAATAAAGGTTATGCTAGAATAAGAATTGTAGAGGATTTAATAAAAAATAAAACTACAAATTATATGACAGTAAAAAAGTTATTAAGTTGCGAAAAATACAAAATAATGGAAGAGCATGAAACAGAAATTTTAAGTAGTGAGGATGGCAAAAATATTTTAGAATCCCTTGGCTTATGCTTAATACAAGGAATTAAAAAATATAGAGAAAGCTATAAATTTAAAGATACCCTTATTGAAATAGATATCAATCAAAAGGATTTTTGTCCCTTTCCATATATTGAAATTGAAAGCTGCTATGAAAATCAGCTAAAGGAAGTAGTGTCACTTTTAGGTTATACCATGGAAGATACTACTTCAAAAACCATATATGAAATATTAAAAGATAAAGGAGTTACAAAAGGATTATAATGTTTGGATATGTTACTCCCTGCATTCCAGAGTTAAAGGTTAAAGAATATTATAAATTCAAATCTTACTACTGTGGATTGTGTAAAAGTATTAAAACTAACTATGGAAATTTACCTAGATTTTCTTTAAATTATGATATGACATTTTTAGCTATACTTATTCATTCTTTAAGTAATAATGATGGTTCTTTTAAGAAATGCTTTTGTCCTGTACATCCTTTAAAGAAAAACTTAATAATGGAAAATAACCCCGAATTAGATTATGCTTCTTTTTGCAATGTGATTTTGTTCTATTATAAGCTTTTAGACGATTTTAATGATGATAAAAGTATAAAAAGTAAAATACTCAGTGGTTTTTTAACTCCTTATTTAAAGAACCTGCCCAGAGAGCTTCAAAATGTACAAGCTGCTATTGAAATTAAATTAAAAAATCTTTATGTTATGGAAAATTCCATAAATAAATATAATTTAGATGAGTACTCTCATAATTTTGCTGACCTTACAGGATTCCTTTTAAGTAATTATTTTTCTGGAGAAAACTTTCAGGATAATTTATATTGGTTGGGATATAATTTAGGAAAATGGATATATATAATCGATGCTTTTGATGATTTAGAAGATGATATGAAAAAACATAAATTTAATCCTATAAATAACTATTTAAATACAGAACAAAAATCTTTTATAGATTTTTCCCAAGAAATTGAAGGAAGGATAGATTTTACATTAGTTTCTTGCGCCAATAATTGCCTCATGCACATGGGAAAATTACCTATAAATAAAAATAAAACCTTACTAGAAAATATACTTATGTTTGGCTTAATGGAAAAAATGGATAAAGTTTTTAAAAGGAGTGACGTTAACTATGAGCAATCCCTATGAAGTTTTAGGAATAAGTGAAAATTCTTCTTTAGATGATATTAAAAGATCCTATAGAGAGTTAGCTAAAAAATATCATCCAGATCAATATGAAAATAATCCTTTAAGAGAATTAGCAGAAACTAAAATGAGAGAAATTAATGAAGCCTATGATTATTTAATAAAAAATCATAACAATGGACGTAACAATAATAATTATAGTAGTAACAATAGCTATAGTAGTAATAGTGATTATTCCGACAATATGGCATATCAGTACATAAGAATGGATATTCAAAATAATAACTTAAGAGAAGCAGAAGCTAAACTAAACAGAGTTATGAATAGAAATGCAGAATGGAATTACTTAATGGGTGTGCTTTATATGAAAAAAGGATGGTATGACCAAGGCTTAACACATTTAACTAATGCTTATAATTTAGAACCTAATAACGCCGAATACAGAGATGCTTACAATCAAATACAAAGGATGAATAATTCTTATAGGCAAAATTATAGAACTAGAAATAATTCTGATAATGACATGTGCAGATTATGTTTTGGACTTTGGTGTGCTGACTCATGTTGTGAGTGCTGTGGAGGAGATTTAATTTCTTGTTGTTAGGAGATGGTTACTATGAGTAAAGCCTCTTACGCCGCCAAGGGAGGCTTATTTGCAGCTTTAAGTATTTTACTTATTTATTTAAGTACTATTATTTACACAAATAGGTTATTTTTTCTTGGAGCCGCTTCATTAATTATTCCTTTATGCATATTGATGCTAGATATTAAATATGCACTGCTTGTATACCTAGTTTCTTCAATAGTTAGTTTATGGCTTTTGGGTCCTCGAGGTACTGTAGTGGCATACACACTATTTTTTGGCATATATGGAATAATAAAATTTTATATTGAAAAACTTAGAAATATGCCTTTGGAAATTGTCTTGAAGCTTTTAACATTTAATATTTTTTTAATTGCTGTATATACTCTTTTTAAATTTATTTTTATGGAAAGTATAGCTTCAAACTATCTAAAATATAAATATATAATATTTTTTGTTTCCCAATTTGTATTTTTATTTTATGATTATATTCTTACAATATTTATAAGCTATTCAAATAACCGTTTTATAAGAAAATTTAAATAATTTCTATTGACAATATTAGTTTTTTGTATATAATAAATTAGTAATATAGTTTTTAAACTTAATATTTTAAAGCAATGATATGGAATAGTAATATTAGATGCATTTAAAGAGAGCTGTTGGATGGTGCAAAACAGTGATGATATAATATGAACTTGCCTTAGAGCATATCTGTGAAAAACAGATACGGTTAAACCGTTATATTTTAAAGAGAGGTTTTATTATTAAAGCCTAAAAAGAGTGGTACCGCGGATAAATCTTTCGTCTCTTATAGAGATGAAGGATTTTTTTATTTGTAAAAATACAAAAACTTGGACAATAAATAAAAAATAAAGAGGAAGGGAGAGGGTTAAGTTTCTCCGAGTTTTCTTAATCTAGTATATATATGAGCGACTATGGAACAAATATAGACCAAAAATGGCAAAAGAAATGGGAGGAATCCGGCCTCTATAATTTTCATGATAATAGTGATAAGCCTAAATTATATACATTAGAAATGTTTTCCTATCCTTCTGGAAGTAAACTTCATGCTGGTCACTGGTTCAACTATGGTCCCGTAGATTCTTGGGCTAGAATGAAAAGAATGCAGGGATATAACGTATTTCAACCTATGGGATTTGACGCTTTTGGACTTCCTGCTGAAAACTACGCTATAAAAACTGGAATTCATCCAAAAGACTCTACAGATAAAAATATAGAAACTATGGAAACACAATTAAGAGCTATGGGTGCTATGTTTAACTGGGATCATGAAGTGGTAACTTGTAAACCTGATTACTACAAATGGACTCAATGGGTTTTCTTAAAACTTTACGAAAAAGGATTAGCCTATAGGAAAAAGGCGCCTGTAAACTGGTGTCCTAGTTGTAACACAGTTTTAGCTAATGAGCAAGTAGTAGATGGTTGCTGTGAAAGATGCGATACAGAGGTTACTAAAAAGGATTTAACTCAATGGTTCCTTAAAATAACTGACTATGCAGAAGAACTTTTAGAAAAACTAGATGAACTAGATTGGCCTGAAAAGACTAAGGCTATGCAAAAACATTGGATTGGAAAATCCACTGGTGCAGAAGTTACCTTTAAAGTAAAAGACAGCTCCATATCTTTCGATGTATTTACTACTAGAGCTGACACCTTATTTGGAGTTTCTTATGTAGTTTTAGCGCCTGAAAGTCCTTTAGTAGATGAATTAACTAAAGATGAATATAAAGAATCCGTAGAAGACTATAAAATTGCAGCTAAAAAACAATCTGAAATAGAAAGACAATCTATAACAAGAGAAAAAACTGGTGTATTTACTGGTTCTTATGCTATAAACCCTGTTAACGGCAAGGAAGTACCTGTTTGGGTTGGAGATTATGTACTTGCAACTTATGGTACTGGAGCAGTTATGGCAGTGCCCGCTCATGATGATAGAGACTTCGCCTTTGCTACAAAATATAATCTTCCAATAGTTAAGGTTATAGAGGGCGGAAAAGAACTTCCTTTCACCCAATATGGGACTCTCGTAAACAGCGAGGAATTTAACGGTCTTAAATCACAAGAAGCAAAAGAAGCTATAGTTAAAAAACTTGAATCCATAAACTGTGGATGTGGAAAAACTAATTATAGACTTAGAGATTGGCTTGTATCAAGACAAAGATATTGGGGTGCTCCTATTCCTATAGTATATTGTGATAAATGTGGAACTGTAGCAATACCAGAAGATAAACTTCCTGTAGAGCTTCCATACAATGTGGAATTTGCTCCTGATGGGAAATCACCATTAACTAAATGCGATGAATTTATCAACACAACTTGTCCTGTATGTGGAGGCCCTGCAAAACGTGAAGCAGATACTTTAGATACTTTTGTTTGCTCCTCATGGTACTTCCTAAGATACGTGGACAACAACAACTCATCAAAGGCTTTTGATAGCGAAAAAGTTAATAAAATGCTACCAGTTGACATGTATGTAGGAGGTCCTGAACATGCTTGTATGCACCTTCTATATGCTAGATTTGTAACCAAAGCTCTTAGAGACATGGGATATATCAATTTTGATGAACCTTTCAAGGCTTTAAGACATCAAGGACTTATTCTTGGACCTGATGGACAAAAAATGAGTAAATCTAAAGGAAATACCATATCTCCTGATGAATATATAAAAGAGTTTGGTTCAGATGTATTTAGAATGTACTTGATGTTTGGATTTGCTTATGAAGAAGGCGGAGCATGGAGCGATGAAGGTATAAAGGCTGTATCTAAATTTATAGATAGAATAGAAAGAACTCTTGAAAGCTCTATAGATAGAATGAATTCAAAGAAAAAAATTAAAAACTCTATAGATAAAGGAGAAAAGGAACTTAACTATGCAAGACATTATGCTATAAAAAATGTGTCTGAGGATGCTGAAAAGCTTCAATTTAACACATCTATAGCAAGACTTATGGAATTCAATACTTCTCTATCAAAGTACTGCAATGAAGAAGTTATAAACCCTGATTTCTTAAAAGAAACAGTAATAGATTTTATAAAATTACTTGCTCCTTTCGCACCACACTTTGCAGAAGAACAATGGTCACTAATAGGAATGGATTTCTCCGTATTTAACCATTCATGGCCAATATTTAACTCAAAAGCTCTAATTAAGGATGAAATAGAAATAGCTATTCAAATAAATGGCAAAATAAAATCTAAAATAAATATCTCTTCTAACTTAGATGAAGAAAGCATAAAAGAAGCTGCTTTAAGCGATGAAAAAATAAAAGAAAACCTAGAAGGAAAAGAACTTAAAAAAGTTATTGTAATAAAAGGAAGGCTTGTAAATATAGTTGCAAAGTAGTTATTAAGTAATAGTTGATAGTTCAACTTTTGCATATAAATTTAAGGCTTTACATTAAATTTATAAGCGTTTTTAATTTAAAATGTAAAATTGAACTTTGTAGAGTAGCTAAGAGGTAAAAAGTAAGAAGTAAAAGTGAAAAGGTAAGAGGTAATAGGTAAGAGTTTCTTTAAAAAATTCAGCAAAGCTGAATTTTCACCACAACTATTACTCATTACCTATTACTTACAAATTAATTATAAAAAACTCCTTGAGTTTTATCCTTAACTCTTACTTCTTAGCTCTTACTTCTTAACTCTTACTTCTTAGCTCTTACCTCTTAGCTCTTACTTCTTAGCTCTTACCTATTACCTATTACCTATCTGCGAATTTCAAATTATAGTTAATTTCTAAAAGAGCTTTATTCTTCATTTTACATTTTTATTTTATAACTACAAAAGTTGAATTAAATAACCGATAATAAAATAAATCCCCAGTCCCAGCTCCCCATTTATATTGTTGAGTATTTAGAGACTGGAAATTAGGGATTATAATTTTTTTATTTATATCTATCAACTATTTTCTGAGTTAAATTTAAAAGTTCATTTAACTCGTATACTTCTCCTTTTTCTATAAGCCTATCCAATTGCTTTCTATATAAATTAGCCTCACTTACTTTACCTATGGATGTTAAAACCAATATATTATTCATTACATCTGATACTATACTAGATTTTACTTCAAAAAGTCTTTGTGCATCCTTTATCTCTTCTTTTATTTTAGACATTTCCTCATCTAAATTAAAAGCTGCATCTGCTGCACTCTTTAATTTTACTTTTACATCATCTGGTATATCATGTTTATATTTGTAATTCAATGAGTGCTCTATAGTAGCCCAAAAATTCATGGCTAAGGTTCTTATTTGAAGCTCTGCTAATATAATTTTCTGACCTTCGGCCATATTTACAGGATACTTAATTATCACATGATGACTTCTATATCCACTTTGCTTTACATTAGTAACATAGTCCTTCTCATAAACAATCTCCATATCTTTTCTACTTCTTACTAGTTCCACAACCTTTTCTATATCGTCTACAAATTGACACATTATCCTTATGCCAGCTATATCTTCCATCTCATATTCTATTCTCTCTAGCGGTATATTAAATTTATTAGCTTTCTCAAGTATACTGGATATTTCTTTTACCCTCCCTGTTACAAATTCAATAGGAGAATACTCGTTCCTTTTTCTATACTCTCTTCTTACACTCCTAAATTTAACTTTCAGTTCCTCAACTGCTTGAAAATATGGTATTAAGAATCCACTCCATTGTATTATCGCCATATGCTCTTCATCCTTTTCTATGGTATTTTTATACCCTTTATTTATTGTAATTCTAACTCTTAATAACTAATCCCTA
The sequence above is drawn from the Haloimpatiens massiliensis genome and encodes:
- the leuS gene encoding leucine--tRNA ligase — its product is MSDYGTNIDQKWQKKWEESGLYNFHDNSDKPKLYTLEMFSYPSGSKLHAGHWFNYGPVDSWARMKRMQGYNVFQPMGFDAFGLPAENYAIKTGIHPKDSTDKNIETMETQLRAMGAMFNWDHEVVTCKPDYYKWTQWVFLKLYEKGLAYRKKAPVNWCPSCNTVLANEQVVDGCCERCDTEVTKKDLTQWFLKITDYAEELLEKLDELDWPEKTKAMQKHWIGKSTGAEVTFKVKDSSISFDVFTTRADTLFGVSYVVLAPESPLVDELTKDEYKESVEDYKIAAKKQSEIERQSITREKTGVFTGSYAINPVNGKEVPVWVGDYVLATYGTGAVMAVPAHDDRDFAFATKYNLPIVKVIEGGKELPFTQYGTLVNSEEFNGLKSQEAKEAIVKKLESINCGCGKTNYRLRDWLVSRQRYWGAPIPIVYCDKCGTVAIPEDKLPVELPYNVEFAPDGKSPLTKCDEFINTTCPVCGGPAKREADTLDTFVCSSWYFLRYVDNNNSSKAFDSEKVNKMLPVDMYVGGPEHACMHLLYARFVTKALRDMGYINFDEPFKALRHQGLILGPDGQKMSKSKGNTISPDEYIKEFGSDVFRMYLMFGFAYEEGGAWSDEGIKAVSKFIDRIERTLESSIDRMNSKKKIKNSIDKGEKELNYARHYAIKNVSEDAEKLQFNTSIARLMEFNTSLSKYCNEEVINPDFLKETVIDFIKLLAPFAPHFAEEQWSLIGMDFSVFNHSWPIFNSKALIKDEIEIAIQINGKIKSKINISSNLDEESIKEAALSDEKIKENLEGKELKKVIVIKGRLVNIVAK
- a CDS encoding DUF5685 family protein, which produces MFGYVTPCIPELKVKEYYKFKSYYCGLCKSIKTNYGNLPRFSLNYDMTFLAILIHSLSNNDGSFKKCFCPVHPLKKNLIMENNPELDYASFCNVILFYYKLLDDFNDDKSIKSKILSGFLTPYLKNLPRELQNVQAAIEIKLKNLYVMENSINKYNLDEYSHNFADLTGFLLSNYFSGENFQDNLYWLGYNLGKWIYIIDAFDDLEDDMKKHKFNPINNYLNTEQKSFIDFSQEIEGRIDFTLVSCANNCLMHMGKLPINKNKTLLENILMFGLMEKMDKVFKRSDVNYEQSL
- a CDS encoding nucleoid-associated protein, translating into MEYVNDIAINEGIIHVLDNNGDEPLLNERVLTINDEIYEFLLKHVQKVFKDEELKYASFKQNRNVIKDLSQEYLKGENSLLEVSKELANQMFSLMKSNGNIPSCDLIVVSISTEYGPMLGILKMDYIKNYSHKVEFKDGKFDIDIVAQLTGLPTSGQKIQKAAFIKLLNEDNEVDLMVLDKQKKTKDKEEYGSNYFINNYLGCFIINNERDMTKNFLNAAEKWTRNNLSENADVAEKVRTTIKKRVKNGDVVDVNAISDELFLEPEVRENFKGFVKELGVEDEIKVDKQWVEKKLKRVRLKIDKDIDLYINEETYGDDSRFEIQRNGDGTINMVIKFVKNYIEK
- a CDS encoding spore coat protein; protein product: MTNQPSFTEQELMQDILATEKQVISAYSTGITESSCPNLRNVLVDNFSRTQDIQYKVYDAMRQKGWYPTKDAQDNEVQQAKSKSTTMMNSLK
- a CDS encoding IS66 family transposase — encoded protein: METSGGGLSSYKEQILAFMYDFDIPFGNNLAQRDLHMAKVKQKISGTFRSSTGANAFTRIRGYVSTLRKQGKNALSCIESVFTVNAINPTLA
- a CDS encoding DnaJ domain-containing protein, encoding MSNPYEVLGISENSSLDDIKRSYRELAKKYHPDQYENNPLRELAETKMREINEAYDYLIKNHNNGRNNNNYSSNNSYSSNSDYSDNMAYQYIRMDIQNNNLREAEAKLNRVMNRNAEWNYLMGVLYMKKGWYDQGLTHLTNAYNLEPNNAEYRDAYNQIQRMNNSYRQNYRTRNNSDNDMCRLCFGLWCADSCCECCGGDLISCC
- the truA gene encoding tRNA pseudouridine(38-40) synthase TruA; amino-acid sequence: MKNIKLTIQYDGTKYQGWQRLGSTCNTIQEKMESILNLFTKEKVELICSGRTDAGVHAENAIANFKTNCTASTEDIFHYCNTYMPKDIVVKKVEEVDENFHSRYNAKAKIYTYKICNNVFHDVFTRKYSYHIPTKLNINKMREGASFLIGEHDFKSFTALKSKKKSTVRKIYSIDIMEVDGNIDMIFHGNGFLYKMVRILSGTLIEIGLGNISPNSIPDLLSLKDRSESGPTAPAHGLFLTRVIY
- a CDS encoding GTP pyrophosphokinase, translating into MAIIQWSGFLIPYFQAVEELKVKFRSVRREYRKRNEYSPIEFVTGRVKEISSILEKANKFNIPLERIEYEMEDIAGIRIMCQFVDDIEKVVELVRSRKDMEIVYEKDYVTNVKQSGYRSHHVIIKYPVNMAEGQKIILAELQIRTLAMNFWATIEHSLNYKYKHDIPDDVKVKLKSAADAAFNLDEEMSKIKEEIKDAQRLFEVKSSIVSDVMNNILVLTSIGKVSEANLYRKQLDRLIEKGEVYELNELLNLTQKIVDRYK
- a CDS encoding class IV adenylate cyclase, with protein sequence MKEMEIRIINIDVDTMRNKLLSLGCAKVKEENQTNLIYDFPDKKLLNNKGYARIRIVEDLIKNKTTNYMTVKKLLSCEKYKIMEEHETEILSSEDGKNILESLGLCLIQGIKKYRESYKFKDTLIEIDINQKDFCPFPYIEIESCYENQLKEVVSLLGYTMEDTTSKTIYEILKDKGVTKGL